The following are encoded together in the Glycine soja cultivar W05 chromosome 5, ASM419377v2, whole genome shotgun sequence genome:
- the LOC114413581 gene encoding dynein light chain 1, cytoplasmic-like yields the protein MLEGKAMVKETDMSPKMQIHAMASASQALDLYDVYDCISIAAHIKKEFDSVYGNGWQCVVGSNFGCYFTHSSGTFIYFALETLNFLIFKGTSS from the exons ATGTTGGAAGGAAAAGCTATGGTGAAAGAAACAGACATGTCACCCAAGATGCAGATCCATGCCATGGCCTCTGCTTCTCAGGCTCTTGATCTCTACGATGTTTATGATTGCATCTCTATTGCTGCCCATATCAAGAAG gaatttgataGTGTGTATGGGAATGGGTGGCAATGTGTGGTGGGATCCAATTTTGGGTGCTATTTCACCCATTCATCAGGGACTTTCATCTATTTTGCTCTGGAGACCcttaattttcttatctttaaggGAACATCTTCTTGA